One window of the Zea mays cultivar B73 chromosome 3, Zm-B73-REFERENCE-NAM-5.0, whole genome shotgun sequence genome contains the following:
- the LOC103651473 gene encoding late embryogenesis abundant protein Lea14-A: MRGAEEERSGTATDAGGEEEKQERSVGLMAGLMDKAKGFVVEKVMQIPKPEAALDHVSFRSISREGVELHSHVDISNPYSHRIPICEITYTFKSAGKVIASGTMPDPGWIAASGSTKLDLPVKVPYDFIVSLMKDLGGDWDIDYMMEVGLTVDLPAIGAFTIPLTTEGEIKLPTFRDLLF, translated from the exons ATGAGAGGAGCAGAGGAGGAGAGATCTGGCACCGCCACTGATGCGGGAGGAGAGGAGGAGAAACAGGAGAGGAGCGTCGGCCTGATGGCCGGCCTCATGGACAAGGCCAAGGGCTTCGTGGTGGAGAAGGTGATGCAAATCCCCAAGCCCGAGGCTGCCCTGGATCACGTCTCCTTCCGGAGCATCAGCCGCGAGGGCGTCGAGCTGCATAGCCACGTCGACATCAGCAACCCCTACTCTCACCGCATCCCCATCTGCGAGATCACCTACACGTTCAAGAGCGCCGGCAA GGTGATAGCGTCGGGCACGATGCCCGACCCCGGGTGGATCGCGGCGAGCGGCAGCACCAAGCTAGACCTGCCGGTGAAGGTGCCGTACGACTTCATCGTGTCGCTGATGAAGGATCTCGGAGGGGACTGGGACATCGACTACATGATGGAGGTGGGGCTCACTGTCGACCTCCCCGCCATTGGCGCCTTTACTATCCCGCTCACCACCGAGGGCGAGATCAAGCTCCCCACCTTCCGGGACCTATTGTTCTAA